In one window of Helianthus annuus cultivar XRQ/B chromosome 17, HanXRQr2.0-SUNRISE, whole genome shotgun sequence DNA:
- the LOC118489264 gene encoding uncharacterized protein LOC118489264 isoform X1, whose amino-acid sequence MDYNDCFSIRAIYFLIFDIKSNRSKIIGGYKSGRSTMKRGDSIDKAKIIKIEDFKNESSEETESDMSMKILNGRSNARMHNNNNIQKGKYQSRLKIRKRSKVVKIRKGSVVKDGKKTIVGGKATKKNVVRVTKWHGIRTRSSPHQLARFIRIIKERQRLALANMGFEKFYLSK is encoded by the exons ATGGATTACAACGACTGCTTTTCAATTCGGGCTATATATTTTCTAATCTTTGATATCAAATCTAATAGAAGCAAGATCATTGGTG GATATAAAAGTGGTAGATCAACAATGAAGAGGGGTGACAGCATTGATAAggcaaaaataattaaaattgaagatttcaaaaatgaATCCTCTGAAGAAACAG AGTCGGATATGTCAATGAAGATATTAAACGGTCGTAGTAATGCAAGGATGCACAACAATAATAATATCCAAAAAG GGAAGTATCAGTCAAGGTTAAAGATCCGTAAACGTTCAAAAGTTGTAAAAATTAGGAAAGGGTCTGTTGTAAAGGACGGGAAGAAGACTATTGTTGGAG GTAAGGCAACTAAAAAGAATGTGGTAAGGGTGACAAAATGGCATGGGATAAGAACACGTTCATCTCCTCACCAGTTGGCTAGGTTTATACGAATAATTAAAGAGAGGCAAAGATTGGCTCTAGCCAATATGGGGTTTGAGAAGTTTTATCTGTCAAAGTAG
- the LOC118489264 gene encoding uncharacterized protein LOC118489264 isoform X2: MSSRYKSGRSTMKRGDSIDKAKIIKIEDFKNESSEETESDMSMKILNGRSNARMHNNNNIQKGKYQSRLKIRKRSKVVKIRKGSVVKDGKKTIVGGKATKKNVVRVTKWHGIRTRSSPHQLARFIRIIKERQRLALANMGFEKFYLSK, from the exons ATGTCATCTA GATATAAAAGTGGTAGATCAACAATGAAGAGGGGTGACAGCATTGATAAggcaaaaataattaaaattgaagatttcaaaaatgaATCCTCTGAAGAAACAG AGTCGGATATGTCAATGAAGATATTAAACGGTCGTAGTAATGCAAGGATGCACAACAATAATAATATCCAAAAAG GGAAGTATCAGTCAAGGTTAAAGATCCGTAAACGTTCAAAAGTTGTAAAAATTAGGAAAGGGTCTGTTGTAAAGGACGGGAAGAAGACTATTGTTGGAG GTAAGGCAACTAAAAAGAATGTGGTAAGGGTGACAAAATGGCATGGGATAAGAACACGTTCATCTCCTCACCAGTTGGCTAGGTTTATACGAATAATTAAAGAGAGGCAAAGATTGGCTCTAGCCAATATGGGGTTTGAGAAGTTTTATCTGTCAAAGTAG
- the LOC110924117 gene encoding protein FAR1-RELATED SEQUENCE 5-like, whose translation MDSKKPVSEYEEDIQVFDNQFGYLRSSVEILSNSDDGDDETKNLTDADEEELQDCEQEESRGSNIRISPKGTHTGRPMLQSRYDMIFVPFTGVDHHKKCVNFGAALLYNETFDSYKWLLEKFLRIHGGKQPRLVLTDQDPTMKQAVSIVLNESVHRLCMWHIITKLPFKWVPGYFRDIPMCCLMKTTSRCESSNASFKVNSSAANTLVQFMMCFDTRLDEQRNKQREAEYKTNTTNPILHSNSPIEQHAADIYTRTIFLEVQKEMIKKVTNCMIGIPKIADGIKVYLIHHKDKRSDVVGRFKVSINLSDLTVTCSCMSFTRIGYLCRHVFIVFSMENIHKIPNHYLIDRWKRDALPKQVFSIENRYVVNNNANAKIRNEIFDDVQQSTDRIRCEMEKLLVFAQKIKELKNEIFAEFPYDPNHGNKGAAM comes from the exons ATGGATTCGAAGAAGCCAGTTTCCGAATATGAAGAAGATATCCAAGTTTTCGATAATCAATTTGGATACCTTAGATCATCAGTGGAGATTTTGTCTAATtctgatgatggtgatgatgaaacTAAAAATCTTACCGATGCTGATGAAGAAG AGTTGCAGGATTGTGAACAGGAAGAATCAAGAGGCAGTAACATACGCATATCACCCAAGGGAACACATACTGGACGCCCAATGTTGCAA AGCAG GTACGATATGATTTTTGTTCCATTTACTGGTGTCGATCATCACAAGAAATGTGTAAATTTTGGTGCTGCTTTGTTATACAACGAAACGTTTGATTCATACAAGTGGCTACTGGAGAAATTTCTTCGTATACATGGTGGTAAGCAACCAAGATTAGTTTTGACAGATCAAGATCCAACTATGAAGCAAGCTGTATCTATTGTGTTGAATGAATCTGTTCATCGTCTTTGCATGTGGCATATTATAACCAAGCTTCCGTTTAAG TGGGTTCCTGGTTATTTTCGAGATATTCCAATGTGTTGTTTGATGAAAACAACATCTAGATGTGAGAGTTCTAATGCAAGTTTTAAAGTAAACTCTAGTGCAGCCAACACGTTGGTACAATTCATGATGTGCTTCGATACTAGACTTGATGAACAACGGAACAAACAACGAGAAGCTGAATACAAAACTAACACAACAAATCCTATTTTACATTCTAATTCGCCTATTGAGCAGCATGCGGCTGATATTTACACACGCACCATTTTTCTTGAAGTTCAAAAAGAGATGATTAAAAAGGTAACGAATTGTATGATTGGGATTCCTAAAATTGCTGATGGAATCAAAGTTTACTTGATTCATCACAAGGATAAAAGGTCTGATGTAGTTGGAAGGTTTAAG GTTTCTATCAATTTGTCTGATCTGACAGTTACATGCTCTTGCATGAGTTTTACACGAATTGGATATCTATGCCGCCATGTTTTCATTGTTTTCAGCATGGAGAACATTCATAAAATTCCTAATCATTACCTAATTGACCGTTGGAAAAGGGATGCACTACCAAAACAGGTGTTTAGCATTGAGAATAGGTATGTTGTGAACAACAATGCAAACGCAAAAATTAGGAATGagatttttgatgatgttcaGCAGTCTACAGATCGGATCAGGTGTGAAATGGAAAAACTTCTTGTATTTGCCCAAAAAATCAAGGAATTGAAGAACGAAATCTTTGCAGAATTTCCATACGACCCAAACCATGGAAATAAAGGAGCTGCAATGTAA